CTTGGTCTGCCGGAGTGTATATACAAGAAGTTCAGAGCAATAGCTGGAGAAAAGCCACCCTGTGATGAATGCATTGAAAACCAGTGGCTGTTCTGAGTGTTCCATATTTTTATTTTTAATATCTCATTCTGGGATTATACTCGAGGATTATCTCGCCATTTTTAAATACCCTAATTACTCCGCTTTCCGAGAGTGTTATTGCTGTTGCTTTTGTTTTCTTTGAGATAGCTGCGGCTGCAAGATGCCTGCTCCCCAGCCCCGGAGGTAAGTGGACATCAAGCTTTTTTGGGTCAACATCAAGATATCTGCCTGCTGCCACGATCCTTCCGGTGTTGCTGATTATAAATGCCCCGTCAAGGGTTGCAAATTCTTTTATAACACCCTTAATGTTCTTATCCAGCACATTCAGCTTATGCCCCCTGAAGGGGTTTGGGACTATCTGATGAGAGTACTTCAGAACATTTTTTGTGTCTCCGACCACAAATATTGTTCCAACAGGATATCCTTCCTTTCCCTCTAAGCTTAATTCCACTGCTATTTCAAGTAGCCTTTGAAGCACGGTTTGGGCTTCCTCAAAGAAACCCTTTGTAGTTGCTATGGTTCTTTTTACAGTTCTTATCCCGAGGGTATTTGGAGTGATGTAGAGGAATGTTTCTCCGTTAGATATAATGTTGTTCTCAACAAGAAATGCGGAAATGAGATTTACCACGTTCTTTATCCCTAAAGATAGCGGTAAGGGGATTTTTTTAATCCTTTCATCGGAGATATCAAAGTCCTTACCAACAAGTATAATGGGGACTTCAACTTCAGGTATTTTCCCTTCAAATGAGGGGGTTATCAGTACCAGT
Above is a genomic segment from Thermococcus sp. SY098 containing:
- a CDS encoding DNA integrity scanning protein DisA nucleotide-binding domain protein → MKKSGYTKVLLNKALEIIKEIDAKALVLITPSFEGKIPEVEVPIILVGKDFDISDERIKKIPLPLSLGIKNVVNLISAFLVENNIISNGETFLYITPNTLGIRTVKRTIATTKGFFEEAQTVLQRLLEIAVELSLEGKEGYPVGTIFVVGDTKNVLKYSHQIVPNPFRGHKLNVLDKNIKGVIKEFATLDGAFIISNTGRIVAAGRYLDVDPKKLDVHLPPGLGSRHLAAAAISKKTKATAITLSESGVIRVFKNGEIILEYNPRMRY